In Rhizobium sp. CIAT894, the genomic window GTTCTGCGCGTGGCGCATGACATGGTATTCGATCTGAATGCCGTTGCCGCCATGCATGTCCCGGGCCTGCCGCGCTATATCAAGCGCCTTGCCGCAGTTGTTGCGCTTGACGAGCGAGACCATTTCCGGAGCCATCTTGTGCTCATCCATCAGACGGCCGACGCGAAGCGAGCCCTGCAGTCCGAGCGTGATCTCGGTCATCATATCGGCGAGCTTCTTTTGATAAAGCTGCATCCCCGCCAGCGGCTTGCCGAACTGCTTGCGGTCGAGACCATATTGACGGGCGCGGAACCAGCAGTCCTCGGCCGCTCCCATGACGCCCCAGGAAATGCCGTAACGGGCGCGGTTGAGACAGCCGAACGGCCCCTTGAGGCCGGAAACGCCGGGCAGAAGCGCGTCCTCGGTAACCTCGACACTGTCCATCACGATTTCGCCTGTGATCGAGGCACGCAGCGAAAGCTTGCCGCCGATCTTCGGAGCCGAAAGTCCCTTCATGCCCTTTTCGAGAACGAATCCGCGTATTTCGTTGTTGTGGGCCTCGGACTTTGCCCAGACGACGAAGACATCGGCAATCGGCGAGTTCGAGATCCACATCTTCGAGCCGCGCAATCGGTAGCCGCCTTCAATTTTTTCGGCGCGGGTCTTCATCCCACCAGGATCGGAGCCGGCGTCGGGCTCGGTCAGGCCGAAACAGCCGATCAGTTCACCCGACACGAGGCCCGGCAGATATTTCTTCTTCTGCTCG contains:
- a CDS encoding acyl-CoA dehydrogenase produces the protein MTILAFSWNDPFLLDDQLTEDERMIRESAAAFAESELLPRVEDAYLEETTDPELFRLMGQTGLLGVTLPEEYGAANASYVAYGLIAREVERIDSGFRSMMSVQSSLVIYPIFAYGSDEQKKKYLPGLVSGELIGCFGLTEPDAGSDPGGMKTRAEKIEGGYRLRGSKMWISNSPIADVFVVWAKSEAHNNEIRGFVLEKGMKGLSAPKIGGKLSLRASITGEIVMDSVEVTEDALLPGVSGLKGPFGCLNRARYGISWGVMGAAEDCWFRARQYGLDRKQFGKPLAGMQLYQKKLADMMTEITLGLQGSLRVGRLMDEHKMAPEMVSLVKRNNCGKALDIARQARDMHGGNGIQIEYHVMRHAQNLETVNTYEGTHDVHALILGRAQTGLQAFF